The region GTGAACTCAGACCACACATAATGATGCAAAGCACTGAGACACTATGCTACTCTGGCTACATTTTGAAAGGTAGGAGGGATATGACAAAATTTACATTCCAATGATATTATTTAGCTCTGTAATCCGCAGACTTTTACACTTTACATAATTTTTCTGGAATAAATAAACTACGATTCTTTGTTTTTGAAAGACTTTAATATTGTATAATTGTTATATGGAATACAGTGTAGAAGGTTCTATTAAATAGAAGATAATCCATTCAGAAAGAGTCTTCATATTATATTTGTCTTGAGGCAttcatttttttacttcttcaCACCTTGCTTGTCCTGTTGTTGCTGACATTGTGGAACTGGTTTACATTGTACCACTGAAGAGCGAAGAGAAAAACTTTATTAGTGATTATCACAAATTCTTGCAATATTTTCTATATAATACTACAAACGGATTCAGATTGTTTAATGGTTACTTTACCTATTTGGCATCTTCTTAGAGGCTCACTCACAAGAGTATATTTTGTCTGTGTGTTATATGCATATTTTTTACTCGCGTAATACACAATATGCAGCAATTATTCATGGAACAtgagtattcactgtgtattttatGCACACATAGTCTATAATGGTGTGTAATatgccccaaaaataggacatgcggagCTGAATTGCCCAATGTAAATCAAACTACATATCACACAAGTAAAATATGTGTCTAATATGCAGACAACAAAAGCCCCTTTGAGTGAGCCCTAAGAGTATATTCACACTTCCATCATTGTAGAAATTTCtgccaataaaaaatatattttacacatctgaattgctgagctctgttattggatACAGCTCCAGTGACATCACATAAACTGGATGGGACTGCACCTGTCAACAGAGACTGGAGGGGGGACGGAGCACTGTCACAGACCAAGCAGATGTGGAGAGAGGTGAGTTTCTGATAGTTTGTTAAGTTTTAGCATGGGGAATAGTTTAGTGTATGGGGTAATCTATGAACAAGTTGTATTTGGTTCTTCTGGTGTTGTTTCCAATGTCCTTCTGAACTATGCTTCATGTACTGACACATATGGCTCTGTAGTTTTGTGGCTATGATGCCTCATGGTAATCTCCATGTTTTCAGTAGGCAGGTTTTGGGCCAGTAGTTGGATGGTGCTGTTCCTTTATGGGGATGTTTCATGAATATGGACACTGGTCTGTGTTACGGATGCATTAAGGCGACTGTAATCCACttgtgtgaaaccaaccttactGAAAGCAATAACAAATTTTGTTACTGGTTTccacagtactaaactttttttttaccttgaggAGGTGGACACTTCTGCTCAGGGCACACTGGTTCTGCCTTGCACACtgaaaaagtacataaaagtttaCAAAATTTAAATAGATATTGCAGCTTAAGGCAAGGGCCACATGGGGACATTTGGCCAAAACATGGGTCATACGACCTTGCGCTGTTAATTAAGTGAATAGGGTTCTGGTGCTCAGGATTTTCAGAGTGACGCAACCTTGACTCAGAAGCCATAAAATGTGCACCCAGGTTGGATATTCTGTGACCTGTAGTTTGGGGTCATTGAAACCTACAACTCTGACCCCAATTCTATTGACAAAATGACAATGTAACAATGCAAGGGCTACACAGCGATCTTTGTCTATGTGGCATCTTTCACTGTTAAAAGTTGCCATGTAGCACTAGCCTTAGTTTCATCAAAAAGAATCACTCTCTTTAATGATCTATAAATAATTTTTGGGAATTACTTATCCCATGTGTTACCTTGAGGAGGAGGACACTTTGGCTCAGGACACACTTGCTTGCAagctgaaaaaaatttaaaaaaatgtagtttattttaaagataataaataataaaatgcttATGCATGTTACAGAGGAGACCCAAGTCACCCTGAAAACAATAGTGAACACTGATATGGCTTTCTGATGAAAATCTGCTTTCAAAATATTGTACGCTCTAGAAGAAACTGCAGTAACATTATTAGGTCCTCAAACATAGTAGACATCTCAGATTAATTGTTTTGTATCATGTAAATCATTATTTTGCAACCAACTTTTTCAATATCCTAGACTTCAAGAAATCTTAGTAACTAATTGGGTTAACTACATATGATAGTCTCACAAAAAGCTCACATTCGTCACTGATTTCCAAGGTGTAGTTCCTATTTTGCATTTTCATACAGTTTTTGCATGGTTTATGAATGGACCAATCACATTATAGCTCTCACTTTTTTTAAGCTATTATGGATAATAATCATAATAGCAATCTAATTGTCAGCTTTGGTTTTTCCACCACTTTTTATTTGTTCTTCTAATTCTAATGCCTCTAAGCAATGATGATTGAGATGATTAACCAATGCTAAAGTCTTCCACCAACATAACATTCACAAACTCAATCACCATAATATTGTACTATTGATGTGAGTATTTTTTTCAGCAAGATAGAGACATGAATACTTCAGGTCTAAGCATCACATATTAAGTTATTATATCACCTATAATAATGTACCGGATATGATATTCTTCCGTCAACACATTAACAACAGGTAGTTATTAGTAACTTTATGGAAGTAATAAAATAAAGGAGGACTGCAGGTGATTTACTTACGATCCTGGCAGTGCTGTTGGGGTGGTGGACAAGGCTCTGGGCATTTCTTCTGTTGTCCCTTCACTCCAGACATTGTTCTCTTGAAGAGCTGAGAAGTTAGATGTATGAAACAACTGAATACAAAGGATTTTTCTGGTTGAATGTTTAGTCGCTTCCAGTCTTAGGGCTTTTATATGCCTGAGAGTGACATAAACCAGAGAGGAATCATCATTACTAGTCTACCTTATTATTTTAAGAACTTGTGTATTGCACAATATTGTATTTACATTTGAATATTTCTACTTTCATGACAAACAAGGTGGAGTCTTTTTAGTTCCCTTAGTCAAATTTCTGTCCTTAAAATGTAATATAATTATTAGAAAGACTCCTAAGCTTAATCATTAATAGTCAGAATAGCATATAATTACATAGGGAAATAGCAATACATAACAGTCATGTTATCTCACAAAACATTTCCAAGTACTTTCTGGGATTGACAATTGTTTAGATGAAGTTGCAATAAATGACTAATGGATGGCATCATGTATCCTAATAACAAAACTCATTGCCCATAATTGTCCTCGTGTCACATCAGCTAAATCTAGGAATCTCTTTCTGAGGCTGCAGAAGGCAAATTGGCATACTGGTTTTTTATAACTACAGTTACTTCTCTTATAACAAGTgactggtgtcccagctgttATACCTCCActgattgttaaaggggttctgacatgaataatttttttatgctttagcagccattgttccctggtctgcctaatggacacagggaacccacgattaaatggctgttaaagcataaaaactaaTACTtgccttgtctcctgttgttgttgacatcagggggggtcatctcccggcaggcgctgttcttcctcttcttcctccacgagccgcgccgctccgggatcgcgcgcatgcgcagtggagaggtgccctctgacaggagtcagaacgggctgcgtctccactgcgcacgcgcagaatctcggagttcagccaggacggacaggccgcccacagcaagcactgcttgtgacgtgcttgctgtgggcggcccgtccgttcacctcggaagtgactgacggacggagcagagcaggaagcggtcattttgaccgctcctgctctgcatctacaagccacagaagaagatgccagctggaagggacatgcctggcgatcggtcctggccaggcaaggtgagtaaaattttttttttttagtgtcagaacccctttaactgtgataAATATTCAATTGGAAGACAGGAAGACAGtctgtttatttatttatcaaaATGGAAACATTTTAATTGAGCATGGTGTATTTAACCGCATCACTATATGTAAAATAGTAATCACATCAGTTTAATATAGCCATATTGataaatgtcaatgtaaattgACGTACTGGATGCTCTATggaaatgtttttcctttttggaGATGTCTGGAATAATTCCTAATTTAAGTTCTGATGACATTTGTTGCCAATATGTAATCCAGATACTGGTTTCTGTTGTCCTAAATACAATGGGTCCTGTCAGTATGAGCAGATGTGGATCCATTGAGCCACAGACTAGTTCAGCCTTCAACAAATCCTAAGGTAACACTGGAGGAATGTTTCTCTTCACCCTTGAGCCCCACCAGTCAAGATGTGGGCTTTTCAGTAGGTTCCCCAGGCTGTTACTCAGGAATAGGTAACAATACTGTGCTAACTCTTGCAACGTAAGGCCTAAGAATATCTGAGAGTTTAAACAGCAGCATAGTCAGATGGTCCAGTTTGAGACAGGCAGTACACTTCAGCACAAGGAACACAGCGAAAGATTGGGTCATGGAGCAAAGGTCTAGTATGAAATTCAGAATAGATATTAGGGCATGAAGCAGACATAAACACAGTCAATTCAAAAATCCCAGGTCGGGAGGGCAAACAGGAGTGAAGTCAGAGAAGAGCTGAATGTTAGGAAGACAGACCAAACTTAAGCACAGCAATGCAAATaaattataggggttgtccatggttaggaaaacatggctgctttcttcgaaACACAACATCACTGTTGTCCGTGAGTTGTTTCTGATATTCCAGCTCAGCTTCTACTTAATTCTATAgagcttagctgcaataccacacacaactctATTGTTACATGGTGCTCCtcagacctgtagttctatgggtttgcAGGAACACACTGCtgtaggtgtggttgatttggttggctgatcctgtggaattctgcagccaaCCAATCACTATTggtcttgtgcacataaataccagtccCTCTTGCTACAGGGTACTGGTTACTTTATACCTTTACATCTCCTTACTAAACCTGGGTGCTAGGATGCATCCTGTGGAGATCTTTGTTCTGTTTGAGTCTTGTTCTGTCAGTTTCCTTTGTGATCTGCATGCATGTAGTTAAATTTGTTTTCTGTCTGTATTTTCCTTGTCTGAATTCTGTCTGATGTTCTGTTTTGGTGTGTCTGATCTATGTCCTATGTCTGTTCCACCAGTCTGATTGGACGACCGGTTCATGCTTGTTTGTCCTATCCATCCGTTGGTGGCTGGACCTgtttactcctcttcatccatTGGTAGGCAGATGCTAGGATCTTGTTTTGTCTGTCTGCTGCCTGTAGTTGTGCAAAAGCCTGGTATAAATTATGACCTCTTTGTGGTTTGCTGTCTTCTTTGCTCTGTTTATGCCTCTTATCATCTAGGGTGAGACactggcccctaggttccagcctGGGGCTATGCCTATGGGGACAATCACCCAGATTGTAGGCAGAGTTCCCTCTTTGaagttttagttgtcttgttagagtagggactcgcaAGATAACAAGGACCCTGGACTTGAAATTTTGTGTTtacgcattctggccaaaatacaaaccaatacctcgtattattagcaattccatctgtttatgtgtaATTGTTCATTGGTAAGTATTTGACCACCTATTGTTGGTATGCATGTCTGGTTTatgtgatttttcccagcaagagaaaccaagtaatcttgtagatatgataccttttaatggctaacaaaaatacatggtgttatagCGAGCATTCAAacttactcagggttcttcctgagGTTCTTCCTCTGTCTGGTTTATGTTTCTTTGTTAATTTGTGACTGCATACCCCTTTTTGTTTTCCATCAAGCTCTCTAGCTAGAGAGTGCGCTCATGTAAGTCGCTGTTCACATGGCTTGCACGAACGTAACACCTGTGGACAAGGGCAGAAAGTAGTCATGTTTTTGACCCTTGACAACCCCTGAAATGTTCACTGGCTGTACATTGTTAGTAAATATCACCAGTAAAACCATAATATGTTTTTCAGTAAGATGGATTTGCATCATGATGGGGCTCTAGGCTGCATTACTGCCATGACCTGTCAGTGCTGTGACCGCTATGTGGAACTGTACCCTAGGGATGGCTACgcatggaccccccccccccccaaaaaaaaaaaaaaatccattgatttcaatagaaataCAGCAGAATATCATAGCCAAGTCAGTCTATCCTGGCAAAAGAATCCAAATCTTTAAAACATAGTGTTGTAAACATATTTTTGTTAAGCTTTATTTAAACAGCCCAGATAATAGTATCTAACAAAACTATGCTGTAATTGCTGTTTTCTTAGTCCTAGTTTAGGACTATCATCATAGTCTCAGATATGATAAAGACATGTCGAGCCTTTGTCAATGCCCAAAGTGCTACACATGAATTGATTTATGAGCCTGTACTGGGAGGACCCATTATCTAATCCAAAAGCATTTTTAAATGCAAACATAAAacttaaataaaacaaaaatcataAATACTTTACCTTGAGACGCAGGACATTTATTTTAAGCGCAAACGGATTCTGGTTTGCACACATAAAGTgtacaaaactagagatgagcgagcatactcgtccgagcttgatgctcgttcgagtattagggtgctcgagatgctcgttactcgagacgagcaccacgcggtgctcgtctcgattaaacgaacactgaccattgaattcaatggagccggcaatacagccggctccattgaaagcaatgggctgctggctagcgtgggatgaattttcgggaagggcttaaaaatataagcccttacctgaaaatcatcctaaaatgtgtaaaaagtaaaaaaatatatatactcaccttgtcccggcagaacgatgttagcccattgaattcaatggagccggcaatacagccggctccattgaaagcaatgggctgccggtgatcgcacaatgaattttcgggaagggcttaaatatatgagcccttccctgcaattcatccagaaatgtgtaaaaataaaaaatatatatatactcacctggtcccggcagacggagttcagctgcggccagctggcagttctcctgaactgttctgaacagctgtgagtagtattcagcagccggggatttaaaatccccacctgctgaatgagctgcctctgattggtcacagcctgaccaatcagaggcagatctcactcacacccattcatgaattcataaatgggtgagtgaatgctgcctctgattggctcagcgtagctctcagctgaatgacagcagttcagcaccacagtgcaggggacagcagaagaagatgcggctgtgccccggcagctgaagggaggtgagtatctttttttttgttttttaaatcacttttaattcatttccagggaatagcttatatgtaaagcccttccctggaaaagaattcaggtgtgccagcggaccattgtcttcaatggagtcgccggcagcagcggctccattgaagagaatgcctgcatttttattcttttttacactaaaatgttacagctgtggcagaggagaacgatcgttatgctgacagtggggcggggggggggggggtctcactcttgccactattgtggcttaaaggagatgtctcgaggaagcagtgattttttttttttgcccagtccccctaattaaacatacattactaattacccctgtaaattactttcctagctggtttctacttaccgttccagcatttcagcaacttataaaagtttcccaaagatggccgccggctctttccccgtcgctcgctgcagcccgacgtgcgcgctcccgagacgctgccagctgtgtctccatggcaaccggacgccaagcagccgccgaccggacgccccgcagccgccgaccagtcacccaccgccaggcagaaggtaaccggcgcagccccccccccagcgacagcccccccggcctagcgctagttcccccatcacagcggcagcccccccggcgcagcgacagccccccccccccccccggcccagcgctagttcccccggcgccagcccggcgcagcggcagcccccccccgatccatcacttacctgggacgcttctcggggctgctgggctgggctgggcttctccgctgggcagctccagtttctgcaccttcctctaacagaggaaggtacagaatggccgctccagcgcactcccgagcagtgacagctcgtctgcgcatgcgcagaagagctgtagcggggagcacactgaagcggctcgtgctgaatggagaagaccggactgcgcaagcgcgtctaaaaaagcaagctgccggcgaatttagacggaaccatggagacgaggacgctagcaacggagcaggtaagtggaataacttctgtatggctcatatttaatgcacgatgtatattacaaagtgcattaatatggccatacggaagtgtataaccccacttggtttcgcgagaccacccctttaatagtgagacctcggagcccgaaatgcagccctgcatgttgctcctcgcctgccctatccatatctgtattttttacatgacattggtgatttgctaagattttcacaaatgaaaaccttagcggagcaccagtcagatacaaaaatgctcgagtcgcccattgacttcaatggggttcgttactcgaaacgaactctcgagcatcactgaaagttcgactcgagtaacgagcactcgggcattttggtgctcgctcatctctatacaaaaTAAAGTTTTACACAATTTAAACAGAAATTTTAGATAAATAAAGACAATTTTCCACCTTTTGGAGACTTTCATTTTAATGCAAATAAAGCTACAAATATAACATATTATTCAAGAAATATTCAGCTTATGTTTTTACCTTGTAGGTTAGGGCATTGTGGATCTGGGCACACTGGCTTGCAAGCTAAaagaaataaattatatttagtctaatggaaaagaaacaaagaaaaTCATGTAAATGTGTTGTAGAAGAGATCCCAGTCATTCTGAACTTAAGGCAGATAATTGTAGTGGTTTCCTGATGGAACAGTATTTTATTTAATGTGTAGTCTATAAGACACTTACTGTCAATTCAGTTATTACTCGGCCCTCAATCAAAGCAGACTTAACTAATATACCATTTTCTAACATTAATATTTAAGTTTAGTTCCAACCTTTTTAAATTCCCTCTATTTAATGCTTCCCAAGTACCAGCTGAGCAAATCATCTCAGATGGTTTCCTTTACAGCTCACAGTAGTCAGTGCTTTTAATGGCCCAGTTCTCTTTTGCattttgatacagattttgcatgtaATGTAGAAATGGTTTAGTAGTTTTTAACGTAGAAACCAATTAGATTGTTGATGTAATTTTCTAAGCTTTCTTGCACAACCACAGCAATCTAATTTTTGTCTGTGGCTATTTCCACTACTTTTTCTCTGCTGTAAGATGCATACATTTATTAGTCTGATACCTTTAACTCAAACTCCAGTCTACAGAACCCCCCAACAAGTGATTACCTAAGGATATCctgtagagagaacacctgtcGTAGAATCGTtgagctggaagggaccttcagggtcatacggttcaaccccctgctcaatgcaggattcactaaatcatcccagacagatgtctgtccaatctctttttgaagacttccatgaaggagaactcaccacctactgTGGCAACCTGCTCCATTCTTTGATCACCCACATATTCAGTAAGTGTAATctttaatctgtgtctcttccctttcagtttcatcccattgcttctagtctttccttgtgcaaatgagaacaggATTAATGCCTTTGGACTGTGACAGCcctccagatatttgtagacagcgattaagtctcctttcagctttGTTTTTAGCAAGCTAagcattcctagatcctttaactattcctcaCAAGACATGCTGCATCTAGTtatttactccattctcatccacatACTTGCATATAGgctttttaataatttgttcaaaaatccttcctggtatagaagtcaggctctcaATAGTTTCCTGGCACActcttcttccctttcttgaagatagagacaatatttgcccttctccaatcttctgggacttttccagttctccagaaatttttaaaggttacggtgagtggttcagcaattacctctgctgcttccttcactaTTGTAGAATTTAATTCATCTAGCCCTGAAGactggaattcatttaagttagtgaAGTGTTCCCTAACCATCTCTCTCCTTATAGATGccctgtattcttttattcccccaatagcacagagaagataAGTTGATGCTATATttactttttgagagaaaacaggtacaaaataggaatttataaGCATAGCCCATAT is a window of Eleutherodactylus coqui strain aEleCoq1 chromosome 4, aEleCoq1.hap1, whole genome shotgun sequence DNA encoding:
- the LOC136625881 gene encoding small proline-rich protein 2H-like isoform X2 produces the protein MSGVKGQQKKCPEPCPPPQQHCQDPCKQVCPEPKCPPPQVCKPEPVSPEQKCPSTQVVQCKPAPKCQQQQDKQGVKK
- the LOC136625881 gene encoding putative small proline-rich protein 5 isoform X1 is translated as MSGVKGQQKKCPEPCPPPQQHCQDPCKQVCPEPKCPPPQVCKAEPVCPEQKCPPPQVVQCKPVPQCQQQQDKQGVKK